A window of Parasynechococcus marenigrum WH 8102 contains these coding sequences:
- a CDS encoding MBL fold metallo-hydrolase: MTLAATYYGANGWLLEFNNLRVLVDPWLRGSLSFPPGSWLLKGVLPHERPAPGTLDLLLLTQGLADHSHLESLDLLPRDLPVIGSASAARVVRSLGFHTITTLKPGETTNHQGLTVRATAGAPVPMVENGYLLEHEAGQLYLEPHGFLDPNLPEQPLDAVITPMVDLGLPALGAFVKGCSVAPELVQRFQPTTMLASTSGGDVRFSGALSGILQMNGSVEQTGRDLPTSTRWLDPTPGERLVLKP; the protein is encoded by the coding sequence ATGACCCTGGCCGCGACCTACTACGGAGCCAATGGCTGGCTACTGGAATTCAACAACCTGCGTGTGCTTGTGGACCCCTGGCTCAGGGGAAGCCTGAGTTTTCCGCCGGGGTCCTGGCTTCTGAAAGGGGTTCTGCCCCATGAGCGTCCCGCACCCGGGACACTCGACCTGCTGCTGCTGACCCAGGGCTTGGCGGATCACAGCCACCTCGAAAGTCTTGATCTCCTGCCGCGCGATCTGCCCGTCATCGGCTCGGCCTCCGCAGCACGGGTGGTGCGATCACTGGGATTTCACACCATCACCACCCTCAAGCCTGGTGAGACAACCAACCATCAGGGGCTCACGGTGCGTGCCACAGCCGGCGCCCCAGTGCCGATGGTCGAAAACGGCTATCTGCTGGAGCACGAGGCCGGACAGCTCTACCTGGAACCCCATGGCTTCCTGGACCCAAACCTGCCTGAACAACCTCTGGATGCCGTGATCACGCCGATGGTGGATCTGGGTCTTCCAGCCCTGGGGGCCTTTGTGAAGGGCTGCAGCGTGGCGCCGGAATTGGTGCAGCGCTTCCAACCCACCACCATGCTCGCCAGCACCTCCGGTGGCGATGTGCGTTTCAGCGGGGCTTTGAGTGGAATCCTGCAGATGAACGGTTCTGTGGAGCAAACCGGCCGCGACCTGCCGACGAGCACCCGATGGCTGGACCCCACGCCAGGAGAGCGCTTGGTGCTGAAACCGTGA
- a CDS encoding ABC transporter permease, translated as MRIFGLNRRIIRVLLGCQYAHMLEYRAEIALWALSGVLPFIMLSVWSGSDARSGLGLDGVALDRYFLSAFLVRQFSVVWVVYAFEEDALQGRLSPYLLQPLHPLWRYVAAHLGEQLTRLPFAALIAAVFFAVQPQAFWLPSLGGFLLAWLATWMAFAIAFLFQSLIAAFCFWSEKASALERLQFIPFLFLSGLLAPLTAFPPAVRALAQWTPFPYLIDFPARVLAGQPVDLLAGFGAQLTWIALLLPLVLLLWRAGVRRYSAMGA; from the coding sequence ATGCGGATCTTCGGGCTGAACAGGCGGATCATCCGCGTGCTGTTGGGCTGCCAATACGCCCACATGCTCGAGTACCGCGCTGAGATCGCCCTGTGGGCCCTCTCCGGGGTGCTCCCGTTCATCATGCTCAGCGTCTGGAGCGGCAGTGATGCGCGCTCAGGGCTGGGGCTGGATGGTGTGGCCCTGGATCGCTATTTCCTCAGTGCCTTTCTGGTGCGTCAGTTCTCGGTGGTATGGGTGGTCTACGCCTTCGAAGAAGACGCCCTGCAGGGCCGGCTTTCGCCCTACCTGTTGCAACCGCTGCACCCGCTCTGGCGTTATGTGGCGGCCCACCTGGGGGAACAGCTCACCCGCTTGCCCTTCGCGGCTCTGATCGCTGCCGTGTTCTTTGCAGTGCAGCCGCAAGCCTTCTGGCTGCCGTCGTTGGGGGGCTTTCTGCTGGCCTGGTTGGCCACCTGGATGGCCTTTGCCATCGCCTTTCTGTTCCAGAGCCTGATTGCGGCCTTCTGCTTCTGGAGTGAGAAAGCCAGTGCCCTGGAGCGGCTCCAGTTCATTCCCTTCCTGTTCCTCTCCGGCCTGCTGGCACCGCTCACAGCCTTCCCGCCGGCGGTGCGGGCTCTGGCCCAGTGGACCCCTTTCCCTTATCTGATCGATTTCCCGGCTCGGGTGCTGGCGGGCCAGCCGGTGGATCTGCTGGCGGGCTTCGGGGCGCAACTGACCTGGATTGCTCTGCTGTTGCCGTTGGTGCTGCTGCTCTGGCGGGCCGGCGTGCGGCGCTACAGCGCCATGGGGGCCTGA
- a CDS encoding chlorophyll a/b-binding protein has protein sequence MANSNDNWFQTTAAREIHLEQLKQAERFNGRAAMLGIVIGIITEGLTGAGIAHQIGLGPLVDGYAACRTQFLPFCF, from the coding sequence ATGGCCAACTCAAACGACAACTGGTTCCAGACCACCGCAGCCCGTGAAATCCATCTGGAACAGCTCAAGCAAGCTGAGCGTTTCAATGGCCGCGCCGCCATGCTCGGTATCGTGATTGGGATCATCACCGAAGGGCTCACCGGCGCTGGTATTGCCCACCAGATCGGCCTTGGCCCCCTGGTGGATGGCTACGCCGCCTGCCGCACGCAGTTCCTTCCTTTCTGCTTCTGA
- a CDS encoding 2OG-Fe(II) oxygenase, with the protein MNLIGRYSNSGYLSVADAVQEFFERRVDLQRPGVAFGPEGEGEPAKQSTDISLVAIDRSEPESFALSQLILRGVTAGLERYLQERPLFRDCCPEQSLFVNPIFNLQHYAPGEGFKRWHCDWTISDEATEPVHRVLAWILYCNDVDKAGTEFHWQDHHEPAERGKLVIFPAGPSHIHRGRVNQSASKLIATGWINAGRQEDYLRRLAR; encoded by the coding sequence ATGAATCTGATCGGGCGCTACAGCAATTCCGGCTACCTGTCGGTTGCCGATGCGGTGCAGGAGTTCTTCGAACGCCGGGTGGATTTGCAGCGGCCTGGCGTGGCCTTCGGGCCGGAGGGTGAGGGGGAACCGGCGAAACAGAGCACCGACATCAGCCTGGTGGCGATTGATCGCTCGGAACCGGAATCCTTCGCCCTGTCGCAACTGATCCTTCGTGGGGTGACGGCCGGGTTGGAGCGTTATCTGCAGGAGCGGCCCCTGTTTCGCGATTGCTGTCCTGAGCAGAGCCTGTTCGTGAATCCGATCTTCAACCTTCAGCACTACGCTCCCGGGGAGGGCTTCAAGCGCTGGCACTGCGACTGGACCATCAGCGATGAGGCCACTGAACCCGTCCACCGGGTGCTGGCCTGGATTCTTTATTGCAACGACGTGGATAAAGCTGGGACCGAGTTCCACTGGCAGGACCACCATGAACCGGCGGAACGGGGCAAGTTGGTGATCTTTCCGGCTGGTCCATCCCACATTCATCGCGGACGGGTCAACCAGAGCGCCAGCAAGTTGATCGCCACCGGATGGATCAACGCTGGACGCCAGGAGGACTACCTACGGCGTCTCGCTCGTTGA
- a CDS encoding Fur family transcriptional regulator translates to MTGSSPALNARQQALLTALNACGDEMSGQQLHRSLDDEASMGLATVYRNLRQLQQRGLVRCRHLPTGEALYAPVDRDRHHLTCVDCGTTQVLDHCPIHGIDVPADSRGDFELLFHTLEFFGFCSSCRPQRSSKP, encoded by the coding sequence ATGACTGGTTCCTCCCCTGCTTTGAACGCCCGTCAACAGGCATTGCTGACGGCTCTCAACGCCTGTGGGGATGAAATGAGTGGTCAACAGCTGCATCGCAGCCTCGATGACGAGGCATCCATGGGACTGGCGACCGTTTATCGCAATCTGCGGCAACTGCAGCAACGGGGCCTGGTGCGTTGTCGCCATCTGCCCACCGGCGAAGCGCTCTACGCCCCCGTTGACCGGGATCGCCATCACCTCACCTGTGTGGACTGTGGAACGACGCAGGTGCTGGACCATTGCCCCATTCATGGCATCGACGTGCCTGCTGACAGTCGAGGGGACTTCGAATTGTTGTTTCACACGCTTGAATTCTTTGGTTTCTGCAGCAGCTGTCGTCCGCAGCGAAGCTCCAAACCATGA
- a CDS encoding valine--tRNA ligase, translated as MPELAKTYDPVGTEARWQQAWEDQGAFHPDPKAPGEPFSVVIPPPNVTGSLHMGHAFNTALIDTIVRYQRLAGKNVLCLPGTDHASIAVQTILEKQLKQEGKTRHHLGRDGFLERAWQWKAESGGRIVGQLRRLGYSVDWQRQRFTLDEGLSEAVKEAFVRLHEQGLIYRGEYLVNWCPASGSAVSDLEVEMKEVDGHLWHFRYPLSSGDGHLEVATTRPETMLGDTAVAVNPTDERYAHLVGQTLTLPFVGREIPIVADDHVEKDFGTGCVKVTPAHDPNDFAIGQRHGLPQITVMRKNGTMNKEAGQFEGLDRFEARKAVVAGLDELGLLVKVEDYRHSVPYSDRGKVPVEPLLSTQWFVRTEPLAARCREALEKQDPRFIPERWEKVYRDWLTDIRDWCISRQLWWGHRIPAWFVISETGGKYTDTTPYVVARNEVEALEKAKAKYGAAAVIEQDEDVLDTWFSSGLWPFSTLGWPDAESADLQRWYPTSTLVTGFDIIFFWVARMTMMAGAFTGEMPFQDVYIHGLVRDEQNRKMSKSAGNGIDPLLLIDRYGTDALRFALVREVAGAGQDIRLDYDRKTDTSATVEASRNFANKLWNATRFALMNLGDETPAQLGDPDPAALQLADRWILSRLARVNRETAERYSNYGLGEAAKGLYEFAWNDVCDWYLELSKRRLNPGENPSAEALADQRVAKQVLAKVISQMHQMLHPLMPHLTEELWHSVTGKSETTFLALQPWPALQESALDDALEASFADLIGAIRVVRNLRAVAGLKPSQSVPVRFVTGRGELAAVLNQGTADITALTRAESVAVMAPAEADAAPVAKALAGVSGELQVLLPIEGLVDLDALKGRLEKDIAKAEKEIKGLAGRLGNPNFADKAPPEVVAECQANLDEKQAQADLARKRLADLS; from the coding sequence GTGCCCGAACTGGCCAAGACCTACGACCCGGTTGGCACGGAAGCCCGCTGGCAGCAGGCCTGGGAGGACCAGGGAGCGTTCCACCCCGACCCAAAGGCCCCCGGTGAACCGTTCTCGGTGGTGATTCCGCCGCCAAACGTGACCGGCAGCCTGCACATGGGCCATGCCTTCAACACGGCCCTGATCGACACGATCGTCCGCTACCAGCGCCTGGCGGGAAAGAACGTGCTCTGCCTGCCCGGCACCGATCACGCCTCGATCGCGGTGCAGACGATCCTCGAGAAGCAGCTCAAGCAAGAGGGCAAGACCCGCCACCACCTCGGCCGCGATGGTTTCCTGGAGCGGGCCTGGCAGTGGAAGGCTGAAAGCGGTGGCCGCATCGTGGGCCAGCTGCGGCGGCTGGGTTATTCCGTGGATTGGCAGCGCCAGCGCTTCACCCTTGATGAAGGCCTCAGTGAAGCGGTGAAGGAGGCCTTCGTGCGCCTGCACGAGCAGGGGCTGATCTACCGCGGTGAATACCTGGTGAATTGGTGCCCCGCCTCCGGTTCGGCGGTGAGCGATCTGGAGGTGGAGATGAAGGAGGTGGACGGCCACCTCTGGCATTTCCGCTACCCGCTCAGCAGCGGCGATGGCCATCTGGAGGTGGCCACCACTCGGCCCGAAACGATGCTTGGTGACACGGCGGTGGCGGTGAATCCCACCGACGAGCGCTATGCCCATCTGGTGGGCCAGACCCTCACGCTGCCGTTTGTGGGGCGGGAGATTCCGATCGTGGCCGACGACCACGTGGAGAAAGACTTCGGCACCGGCTGCGTCAAGGTGACGCCAGCCCACGACCCCAACGATTTCGCCATCGGCCAGCGCCACGGTCTGCCTCAGATAACGGTGATGCGCAAGAACGGCACGATGAACAAGGAGGCCGGCCAGTTCGAGGGGCTGGATCGTTTCGAGGCCCGCAAGGCCGTGGTGGCTGGTCTCGACGAGCTGGGTCTGCTGGTGAAGGTGGAGGACTACCGCCACAGCGTTCCCTATTCCGACCGCGGCAAGGTGCCGGTGGAGCCGCTGCTTTCCACCCAGTGGTTTGTTAGAACCGAGCCCTTGGCGGCCCGTTGCCGTGAGGCCCTCGAGAAGCAAGATCCCCGCTTCATCCCCGAGCGCTGGGAGAAGGTCTACCGCGACTGGCTCACCGACATCCGCGACTGGTGCATCAGCCGCCAGCTCTGGTGGGGCCATCGCATCCCCGCCTGGTTCGTGATCAGCGAGACCGGCGGCAAGTACACCGACACCACGCCCTACGTGGTGGCCCGCAACGAAGTTGAAGCCCTGGAGAAGGCCAAGGCGAAGTACGGCGCCGCGGCGGTGATCGAGCAGGACGAAGACGTGCTCGACACCTGGTTCTCCAGCGGCCTCTGGCCCTTCTCCACCCTGGGTTGGCCTGATGCCGAGAGCGCTGACCTGCAGCGTTGGTACCCCACCAGCACCCTGGTGACGGGCTTCGACATCATCTTTTTCTGGGTGGCCCGGATGACGATGATGGCCGGCGCCTTCACCGGTGAGATGCCCTTCCAGGACGTGTACATCCATGGCCTGGTGCGGGACGAGCAGAACCGCAAGATGAGTAAGAGCGCCGGCAACGGCATCGATCCGCTGCTGCTGATCGACCGCTACGGCACCGATGCCCTGCGCTTCGCCCTGGTGCGCGAAGTGGCCGGTGCGGGTCAGGACATCCGCCTCGATTACGACCGCAAGACCGACACCTCCGCCACGGTGGAGGCCTCGCGCAACTTCGCCAACAAGCTCTGGAATGCCACCCGTTTCGCGTTGATGAACCTGGGCGACGAAACGCCGGCCCAACTCGGTGACCCCGACCCCGCAGCCCTGCAGCTGGCGGACCGTTGGATTCTTTCGCGCCTGGCCCGAGTGAACCGGGAGACGGCCGAGCGCTACAGCAATTACGGCCTGGGTGAAGCTGCCAAGGGGCTTTACGAGTTCGCCTGGAACGATGTCTGCGACTGGTATCTGGAGCTGAGCAAGCGCCGGCTTAACCCCGGTGAGAACCCTTCAGCCGAGGCCCTGGCTGATCAGCGGGTGGCCAAGCAGGTGCTGGCCAAGGTGATCAGTCAGATGCACCAGATGCTGCATCCGCTGATGCCCCACCTCACCGAGGAGCTCTGGCACAGCGTCACGGGCAAATCGGAGACCACCTTCCTGGCCCTGCAGCCCTGGCCGGCCCTGCAGGAGAGCGCCCTCGATGACGCGTTGGAAGCCTCCTTCGCAGACCTGATCGGTGCCATCCGTGTGGTGCGCAACCTTCGGGCGGTGGCCGGTCTCAAGCCCTCCCAATCGGTGCCGGTGCGCTTTGTCACCGGACGCGGCGAGCTGGCGGCGGTGCTCAACCAGGGCACGGCCGACATCACGGCGTTGACGCGGGCGGAGTCGGTGGCGGTGATGGCGCCGGCGGAAGCGGATGCGGCTCCAGTGGCCAAGGCCCTGGCGGGGGTGAGCGGTGAGCTGCAGGTGCTGCTGCCGATCGAAGGCCTGGTGGATCTCGATGCGCTCAAAGGGCGCCTGGAAAAAGATATCGCCAAGGCGGAGAAGGAGATCAAGGGCTTGGCGGGCCGGCTGGGCAATCCCAACTTCGCCGATAAGGCTCCGCCGGAGGTGGTGGCGGAATGCCAGGCCAACCTCGATGAGAAACAGGCCCAGGCCGATCTGGCGCGCAAGCGCCTGGCGGATCTGAGCTGA
- a CDS encoding excalibur calcium-binding domain-containing protein, with the protein MNLDFVYTRYLSDCDGPNLLLLESQARDFKQGIWSEGKQGITRPWIYRRGSNARLRCSEISSWDKAQLLLQEGHVYLDRDNDGEACEGLR; encoded by the coding sequence GTGAATCTTGATTTTGTATACACAAGATATCTTTCAGATTGTGATGGGCCAAATCTTCTTCTCCTGGAAAGTCAAGCGAGAGATTTCAAACAAGGTATCTGGTCAGAAGGTAAGCAAGGTATTACGAGGCCCTGGATTTATAGGAGGGGATCCAATGCAAGACTTCGTTGTAGCGAAATCTCTTCGTGGGATAAAGCGCAATTACTTCTTCAAGAGGGTCACGTCTATCTAGATCGCGATAATGATGGTGAAGCCTGTGAAGGACTTCGTTGA
- a CDS encoding class I SAM-dependent methyltransferase — protein sequence MKAKGFLHRYFVNNSEKRLHKWLHYFDIYEKHLDRFINESPTVLEIGVHGGGSLDMWKAYFGPGAKIIGIDINPECKKHESDGVEIFIGSQDDNKLLDSVKEKYPQIDIVIDDGSHIMCHMEKTFNELYHFLDSNGVYIVEDTHTCYWEEYQGGLGKNSSFIEVAKRLVDHLNAVHTREQIPISSFTKETFSICFYDSIVVFEKSPQANRKAPKTGRMIGQHLDDNAYD from the coding sequence ATGAAAGCAAAAGGTTTTCTTCATCGATACTTCGTCAACAATTCCGAGAAGCGTTTGCATAAGTGGCTTCATTATTTTGATATTTATGAGAAACATCTCGATAGATTTATCAATGAGTCTCCAACCGTTTTAGAGATCGGTGTTCATGGTGGCGGCTCACTCGACATGTGGAAAGCATATTTTGGTCCTGGTGCAAAAATAATTGGTATCGACATCAATCCCGAATGTAAAAAGCATGAGTCCGACGGCGTAGAAATATTTATAGGCAGTCAGGACGACAACAAATTGCTAGACTCAGTCAAGGAAAAATATCCACAAATTGATATAGTTATCGACGATGGTAGTCACATTATGTGCCATATGGAAAAAACATTTAATGAGCTGTACCATTTTTTAGATAGCAATGGGGTGTACATTGTAGAAGACACTCATACTTGTTACTGGGAAGAGTACCAGGGAGGGCTGGGAAAGAACTCTTCCTTCATTGAAGTCGCAAAGAGATTAGTTGATCACTTGAATGCTGTCCACACAAGGGAGCAGATTCCAATTAGCAGCTTTACTAAAGAAACATTTTCGATATGCTTTTACGACAGCATTGTGGTTTTCGAGAAATCACCTCAGGCAAACCGAAAAGCGCCAAAGACTGGAAGAATGATTGGCCAACATCTTGATGATAACGCCTATGATTAA
- a CDS encoding ABC transporter permease has product MGRYWRTLRRFWGTALATQLEYQANVLIELMAVAMSLSGSLFLLSLFYGPDQTLGGWSWAQALMVQGLYTVFDGMATTCLRPNLGAIVTHVREGTLDFVLLKPIDSQFWLSLRTLSPAGLPEIGLGLGLLAWGSHQAGVVLSLSALFTVLVMLLAGGLILYSLWFLIAATSIWFVKTWNATEVLRALLASGRYPLNAYPPALRLLFTLVLPVAFLTTVPAQVLLGEAAAPMLFAGLVLAVLFFAAARAFWLFALRFYTSASS; this is encoded by the coding sequence ATGGGGCGCTACTGGCGAACCTTGCGTCGCTTTTGGGGCACGGCCCTGGCCACGCAGCTGGAGTACCAGGCCAATGTGTTGATCGAGCTAATGGCGGTGGCGATGAGCCTCAGCGGCAGCCTATTCCTGCTCTCTCTCTTCTATGGCCCCGATCAGACGTTGGGGGGCTGGAGCTGGGCCCAGGCCCTGATGGTGCAGGGGCTTTACACGGTGTTCGATGGCATGGCCACCACCTGCTTGCGCCCGAACCTTGGGGCGATCGTCACCCATGTGCGCGAGGGCACCCTCGATTTCGTGCTGCTCAAGCCGATCGACAGCCAGTTCTGGTTGTCGCTGCGCACGCTGTCGCCGGCGGGGCTGCCGGAGATCGGCCTGGGGCTTGGGCTTCTGGCCTGGGGCAGCCATCAGGCCGGTGTGGTGCTCAGCCTGTCTGCGCTGTTCACCGTGCTGGTGATGCTGCTTGCCGGTGGCTTGATCCTTTATTCGCTCTGGTTTCTGATCGCCGCCACCAGCATCTGGTTCGTCAAAACCTGGAATGCCACTGAGGTGCTGCGGGCTCTTCTGGCCTCCGGCCGTTATCCCCTCAACGCCTACCCGCCTGCCCTGCGCCTGCTGTTCACCCTGGTGCTGCCGGTGGCGTTTCTCACCACGGTTCCCGCCCAGGTGTTGCTGGGAGAGGCGGCCGCACCGATGCTCTTCGCTGGCTTAGTGCTGGCGGTGCTGTTCTTTGCAGCGGCGCGGGCGTTCTGGTTGTTTGCGCTGCGGTTTTACACCTCAGCGTCCAGTTGA
- a CDS encoding calcium-binding protein — protein sequence MTAVLIPPPKIESLSHFEDVDLVILGEEYGDDLFEEISSLKYVYNLAGGNDNVAIRSISESSELHLNSGSGNDTIVLNGEFGNCTILGGQGKDKIIINTYASGISLVSGGDGKDRVIGTGNILGGGGNDILKVTPGNKEIVSIWGGKGKDTLKGGFGSDYLNGGQNDDIIKGNEGRDTLFGGSGSDKLTGGIGDDYVKGGAGNDTLIGGKGSDIFDIGEGDIVKDFSPRENDFIYIDEDKYGTNIKASDTSEGVILSSGTDLEALIAGASAFVVRMYLNFY from the coding sequence ATGACTGCTGTCTTGATTCCGCCACCAAAAATTGAATCTTTAAGTCACTTTGAAGACGTAGATTTAGTAATACTTGGTGAAGAATACGGTGACGACCTTTTCGAAGAGATTTCCAGCCTTAAATATGTTTATAATCTTGCTGGAGGAAATGACAACGTAGCCATACGATCAATTTCGGAGAGTTCAGAGCTTCATCTGAATTCCGGGTCCGGAAATGATACTATAGTATTAAATGGAGAGTTTGGAAATTGTACGATTTTAGGAGGTCAAGGAAAAGATAAAATCATTATCAATACATACGCAAGTGGCATCTCTTTAGTATCAGGCGGCGACGGCAAGGATCGCGTTATTGGCACTGGCAATATATTGGGAGGTGGAGGAAATGATATTCTCAAGGTTACGCCAGGTAACAAGGAAATCGTTTCAATTTGGGGTGGCAAAGGCAAAGACACTCTTAAAGGGGGATTTGGCAGTGATTATCTAAATGGTGGACAAAATGATGATATTATCAAAGGCAATGAAGGCCGCGATACGCTTTTCGGTGGTTCCGGTAGCGATAAATTAACTGGGGGAATTGGAGATGACTATGTAAAAGGAGGAGCTGGAAATGACACACTTATTGGCGGTAAAGGTTCAGATATATTTGATATTGGCGAAGGAGATATAGTTAAAGATTTCAGTCCACGTGAGAATGATTTTATTTATATAGACGAGGACAAGTATGGGACAAATATAAAAGCCTCAGATACCTCTGAGGGGGTAATTCTTTCTTCTGGCACCGATCTTGAGGCGCTGATAGCAGGCGCAAGTGCTTTCGTAGTAAGAATGTATTTGAATTTTTACTGA
- a CDS encoding ABC transporter ATP-binding protein, which yields MIQVEGLSKIYRVAEKQPGLAGTLRHFIRRRTRDVMAVQDVSFRIEPGEMVGFLGANGAGKTTTLKMLCGLIHPSAGEVQVAGFSPQRRQAEFLRRITLVMGQKQQLLWDLPPMDSLRVNAAVYGIPDGVARRRICELADLLELGEELARPVRKLSLGQRMKAELLAALLHEPQVLFLDEPTLGLDVNAQARVRTFLADYNRRTGATLLLTSHYMADITALCPRVLLIHQGRLFHDGPLEALADQLAPEREVRLELEAPIEPGALAGLGRLEQIEGCEVRLLVPRDQLTAVVAQLLERFPVRDLDVTDPPIEELIGGLFRKGRV from the coding sequence GTGATTCAGGTTGAGGGGCTGAGCAAGATCTACCGGGTTGCCGAGAAGCAGCCTGGGCTGGCCGGCACCCTGCGCCATTTCATCCGCCGCCGGACGCGGGATGTGATGGCGGTGCAGGACGTGTCCTTCCGGATCGAGCCCGGCGAGATGGTGGGTTTTCTTGGCGCTAACGGCGCTGGCAAAACCACCACCTTGAAGATGCTCTGCGGCTTGATCCACCCCAGCGCTGGGGAGGTGCAGGTGGCGGGCTTCAGTCCGCAGCGGCGCCAGGCGGAGTTCCTGCGCCGGATCACCCTGGTGATGGGCCAGAAGCAGCAGCTGCTCTGGGACCTGCCTCCGATGGATTCGTTGCGGGTGAATGCGGCGGTGTACGGCATCCCCGATGGCGTGGCCCGCCGACGGATCTGCGAGCTGGCTGATCTGCTCGAGCTGGGGGAGGAGCTCGCTCGGCCAGTGCGCAAGCTCTCCCTCGGTCAGCGGATGAAGGCCGAACTCTTGGCGGCGCTGCTGCACGAGCCGCAGGTGCTGTTCCTCGATGAGCCCACGCTGGGGCTGGATGTGAATGCCCAGGCCAGGGTGCGCACATTCCTGGCGGACTACAACCGCCGCACGGGGGCGACGTTGTTGCTCACCAGCCATTACATGGCTGACATCACCGCCCTCTGTCCCCGGGTGCTGCTGATCCACCAGGGGCGACTGTTCCACGACGGCCCTCTGGAAGCTTTGGCCGATCAATTGGCCCCGGAGCGGGAGGTGCGGCTGGAGCTGGAGGCGCCGATTGAGCCTGGAGCTCTGGCAGGGCTGGGGCGGTTGGAGCAGATCGAGGGTTGTGAGGTACGGCTGCTGGTGCCGCGCGACCAGCTCACAGCGGTGGTGGCGCAGCTGCTCGAACGCTTCCCCGTGCGCGACCTGGATGTGACCGATCCACCGATTGAAGAACTCATTGGTGGGTTGTTCCGCAAGGGGCGCGTCTGA
- a CDS encoding oxidoreductase has protein sequence MVWTVDDIPSQEERVALVTGANSGLGLATARAMSARGATVIMACRCRRKAETARTQLLEAGLTGLDLLDLDLADLNSVRRAAAEVSDRYGHLDLLFNNAGVMAPPRQLTVQGHELQLGVNHLGHMALTLQLLPLMQGRNDARVVTVTSGAQYFGRIRWDDPSWAQGYDRYGAYSQSKLANVMFALELEARQQEQGGGIRSLAAHPGLARTDLQPTAIASGGNRLEAVAYRLMDPLFQSAAMGALPQLHAATAATAQGGEHYGPDQLGGMRGHPTRCRIAPAALDREQRQRLWQLSEELAGGLLMP, from the coding sequence ATGGTCTGGACCGTTGACGACATCCCCTCCCAGGAGGAGAGAGTTGCGCTTGTCACAGGAGCGAATAGCGGTCTGGGCCTGGCCACCGCCCGCGCCATGAGCGCTCGCGGGGCGACGGTGATCATGGCTTGCCGCTGCCGGCGCAAAGCTGAAACGGCACGGACGCAGCTGCTGGAAGCGGGGCTCACCGGCCTGGATCTGCTGGATCTTGACCTGGCGGACCTCAACAGCGTGCGTCGTGCCGCAGCCGAGGTGAGTGATCGCTATGGCCATCTGGATCTGCTGTTCAACAACGCCGGGGTGATGGCCCCACCGCGTCAGCTGACCGTTCAGGGCCATGAACTGCAACTGGGCGTGAACCACCTGGGCCATATGGCCCTCACCCTGCAACTGCTGCCGCTGATGCAGGGCCGCAACGATGCCCGCGTGGTGACGGTGACCTCCGGCGCCCAGTACTTCGGCCGCATTCGCTGGGACGACCCAAGCTGGGCACAGGGCTACGACCGTTACGGCGCCTACAGCCAGAGCAAGCTGGCCAATGTGATGTTCGCCCTGGAACTGGAGGCACGGCAGCAGGAGCAAGGCGGCGGCATCCGCTCTCTGGCAGCCCACCCCGGCCTGGCCCGTACGGATCTGCAGCCAACAGCGATCGCCAGTGGTGGCAACCGTCTGGAGGCTGTGGCCTACCGCTTGATGGATCCCTTGTTCCAAAGCGCTGCCATGGGCGCCTTACCTCAGCTGCATGCCGCCACAGCAGCGACAGCGCAGGGGGGAGAGCACTACGGCCCAGACCAACTGGGGGGAATGCGCGGCCACCCAACCCGCTGCCGCATCGCTCCGGCCGCCCTCGACCGTGAGCAGCGTCAACGGCTCTGGCAACTCAGCGAAGAATTGGCTGGTGGCCTTCTGATGCCATGA